A single Heterodontus francisci isolate sHetFra1 chromosome 11, sHetFra1.hap1, whole genome shotgun sequence DNA region contains:
- the LOC137374995 gene encoding collagen alpha-1(I) chain-like → MADSGPGIRASDRRPGSGATDSGPGSRAADSVPGSGVADSVPGSGVADSVPGSGVADSEPGSSWERQTADPGVIRQTADPGAERQIADPGADRQTVDPGAERQIVYPGAERQTVDQGAERQTADLGAERQTIVDPGTERQTVDPGPERQLVDQGAERQTVDQGAERQTLDPGAERQLVDQGAERQTVDQGAERQTLDPGAERQTVDPGAERQTLDPGAERQTLDPGAERQTVDPGAERQTVDPGAERRQWTRERSGRQWTREQSGRQWTRERSGRQWTRERSGRQWTRERSGRQWTREQSADSGPGSGAEDSGPGIRAQTVDQGAERQTVDPGAERQTVDPGSERRQWTRDQSADSGPGSGAADRGPGSGAADSGPGSGAEGSGPGSGAQTVDPGAERKAVDPGAERKQWTRERSGRQWTRERSASRQIVDPGTERQTVDPGPERQLVDQGAERQTVDQGAERQTLDPGAERQTVDPGAERQTLDPGAERQTLDPGAERQTVDPGAERQTVDPGAERRQWTRERSGRQWTREQSGRQWTRERSGRQWTRERSGRQWTRERSGRQWTREQSADSGPGSGAEDSGPGSRAADSGPGSGAEDSGPGSGAADSGPGIRAQTVDQGAERQTVDPGAERQIVDPGSERRQWTRERSGRQWTRERSGRQWTRDQSADSGPGIRAQTVDQGAERQIVDPGVERQTVDPGAERKAVDPGAERRQWTRERSGR, encoded by the exons ATGGCAGACAGTGGACCCGGGATCAGAGCGTCAGACAGGAGACCTGGGAGCGGAGCGACAGACAGTGGACCCGGGAGCAGAGCGGCAGATAGTGTACCCGGTAGCGGAGTGGCAGATAGTGTACCCGGTAGCGGAGTGGCAGATAGTGTACCCGGTAGCGGAGTGGCAGATAGTGAACCCGGGAGCAGTTGGGAGCGACAGACAGCAGACCCAGGAGTGATAAGGCAGACAGCGGATCCGGGAGCAGAGCGGCAGATCGCGGACCCGGGAGCGGACCGACAGACAGTGGACCCGGGAGCAGAGCGGCAGATAGTGTACCCGGGAGCAGAGCGGCAGACAGTGGACCAGGGAGCGGAGCGGCAGACAGCGGACTTGGGAGCAGAGCGGCAGACA ATAGTGGACCCGGGAACGGAGCGGCAGACAGTGGACCCGGGACCGGAGCGGCAGCTAGTGGACCAGGGAGCGGAGCGGCAGACAGTGGACCAGGGAGCAGAGCGGCAGACATTGGACCCGGGAGCAGAGCGGCAGCTAGTGGACCAGGGAGCGGAGCGGCAGACAGTGGACCAGGGAGCAGAGCGGCAGACATTGGACCCGGGAGCAGAGCGGCAGACAGTGGACCCGGGAGCAGAGCGGCAGACATTGGACCCGGGAGCAGAGCGGCAGACATTGGACCCGGGAGCAGAGCGGCAGACAGTGGACCCGGGAGCAGAGCGGCAGACAGTGGACCCGGGAGCGGAGCGCAGACAGTGGACCAGGGAGCGGAGCGGAAGACAGTGGACCCGGGAGCAGAGCGGCAGACAGTGGACCAGGGAGCGGAGCGGAAGACAGTGGACCCGGGAGCGGAGCGGCAGACAGTGGACCCGGGAGCGGAGCGGCAGACAGTGGACCCGGGAGCAGAGCGCAGACAGTGGACCAGGGAGCGGAGCGGAAGACAGTGGACCCGGGATCAGAGCGCAGACAGTGGACCAGGGAGCGGAGCGGCAGACAGTGGACCCGGGAGCGGAGCGGCAGACAGTGGACCCGGGATCAGAGCGCAGACAGTGGACCCGGGATCAGAGCGCAGACAGTGGACCAGGGAGCGGAGCGGCAGACAGAGGACCCGGGAGCGGAGCGGCAGATAGTggacccgggagcggagcggaAGGCAGTGGACCCGGGAGCGGAGCGCAAACAGTggacccgggagcggagcggaAGGCAGTGGACCCGGGAGCGGAGCGCAAACAGTGGACCAGGGAGCGGAGCGGAAGGCAGTGGACCCGGGAACGGAGCG CGTCGCGGCAGATAGTGGACCCGGGAACGGAGCGGCAGACAGTGGACCCGGGACCGGAGCGGCAGCTAGTGGACCAGGGAGCGGAGCGGCAGACAGTGGACCAGGGAGCAGAGCGGCAGACATTGGACCCGGGAGCAGAGCGGCAGACAGTGGACCCGGGAGCAGAGCGGCAGACATTGGACCCGGGAGCAGAGCGGCAGACATTGGACCCGGGAGCAGAGCGGCAGACAGTGGACCCGGGAGCAGAGCGGCAGACAGTGGACCCGGGAGCGGAGCGCAGACAGTGGACCAGGGAGCGGAGCGGAAGACAGTGGACCCGGGAGCAGAGCGGCAGACAGTGGACCAGGGAGCGGAGCGGAAGACAGTGGACCCGGGAGCGGAGCGGCAGACAGTGGACCCGGGAGCGGAGCGGCAGACAGTGGACCCGGGAGCAGAGCGCAGACAGTGGACCAGGGAGCGGAGCGGAAGACAGTGGACCCGGGAGCAGAGCGGCAGACAGTGGACCAGGGAGCGGAGCGGAAGACAGTGGACCCGGGAGCGGAGCGGCAGACAGTGGACCCGGGATCAGAGCGCAGACAGTGGACCAGGGAGCGGAGCGGCAGACAGTGGACCCGGGAGCGGAGCGGCAGATAGTGGACCCGGGATCAGAGCGCAGACAGTGGACCAGGGAGCGGAGCGGCAGACAGTGGACCCGGGAGCGGAGCGGCAGACAGTGGACCCGGGATCAGAGCGCAGATAGTGGACCCGGGATCAGAGCGCAGACAGTGGACCAGGGAGCGGAGCGGCAGATAGTGGACCCGGGAGTGGAGCGGCAGACAGTggacccgggagcggagcggaAGGCAGTGGACCCGGGAGCGGAGCGCAGACAGTGGACCAGGGAGCGGAGCGGCAGATAG